The DNA window TGAGAGAACGAATCTAGGAGGTTTTTATGTTATCACCACAAGAGATAGAAAGAATTGAGAAGAAGGCTGTTGAGCAGCGTAAGATATATGATTTAGGTGATGAATCTCCAATTGGGCTCAAAATATTTAGTTATATAGAAAATATTTTCGATTCGTATATATTACTTTATCCACTAAAGACGAGAAAAATTGCTGGATTTACGAGAAAGCAAGGAGAGACAATCCAAATCTTTGTAAATACAAGTTTTAATTTGAGTTTTCAGGTATTTGCTGCTGCGCATGAACTATATCATTTGATTGATTTAAAAGAAAAGAGAATAGATAAATTTATAGTTTGCAATGATGAAGATATTTCTGAAAGTATCGATGATAGTGGTTCAAGTATTGAAGAGATAAAGGCAAACTATTTCGCGGCTGCATTTTTAATGCCAAAAGTTGTAATAGAAAATAGATTTAGCAATCTTAAAAGTAAAAAGTGTTTAGAAGTAGATCTTGTTCTTGAAATTATGAAACTCCAATATGAATATGAAATTCCTTATAAAACAATCTTAAAAAGACTTAAAGAATTAAGAATAATAGGCAATGAAGAATTTCAAAAACTTAAGGACTATGATGAACAGATCTTAGAATATTGTAAGATGTTGGATGAAGAAATGCGCAAGCGTGTTGATGAACTTGAGCATACCA is part of the Proteiniborus sp. MB09-C3 genome and encodes:
- a CDS encoding ImmA/IrrE family metallo-endopeptidase produces the protein MLSPQEIERIEKKAVEQRKIYDLGDESPIGLKIFSYIENIFDSYILLYPLKTRKIAGFTRKQGETIQIFVNTSFNLSFQVFAAAHELYHLIDLKEKRIDKFIVCNDEDISESIDDSGSSIEEIKANYFAAAFLMPKVVIENRFSNLKSKKCLEVDLVLEIMKLQYEYEIPYKTILKRLKELRIIGNEEFQKLKDYDEQILEYCKMLDEEMRKRVDELEHTNGRKYHSLNVPKIAYDVYRNNIISISKLESIVNKYDKTLDDFKVVKPEVNTIKIDFSNFGTGDDKDEED